In Epinephelus fuscoguttatus linkage group LG15, E.fuscoguttatus.final_Chr_v1, a genomic segment contains:
- the LOC125901656 gene encoding major histocompatibility complex class I-related gene protein-like isoform X11 gives MRQLTMKAWIYLGLLFLSLHGASAMTHSLKYFVTASSQVPNFPEFVSVGLVDEVEVDRYDSNTSRAEPKQDWMSRVTEDDPQYWQRSTESCLVGQQIFKSNIEVAKQRFNQTGGVHVYQLMFGCEWDDETGNTNGYVQYGYDGEDFISWDPETETWIALKPQAVMTKHKWENDKAWTAQQKHYLTHRCPDWLKKYVDYGRSSLLRKDLPSVSLLQKSPSSPVSCHATGFYPNRAMMFWRKDGEELHENVDHGEILPNHDGSFQMSSDLNVSSVPPEDWEKYECVFQLSGVKEDIVTKLDKAVIRTNRAAAWDLGSPPHRTGFPTTP, from the exons ATGCGACAACTCACAATGAAAGCCTGGATTTATCTAGGCCTACTTTTCCTGAGCTTACATGGCGCCTCGGCAA TGACTCACTCTCTGAAGTATTTCGTCACTGCCTCTTCTCAAGTCCCAAACTTCCCAGAGTTTGTGTCTGTTGGGTTGGTTGATGAAGTTGAAGTGGATCGTTATGACAGTAACACCAGCAGAGCAGAACCCAAACAGGACTGGATGAGCAGAGTCACAGAGGATGATCCTCAGTACTGGCAGAGGAGCACTGAGAGCTGTCTGGTTGGCCAGCAGATCTTCAAATCCAACATTGAAGTTGCAAAGCAGCGCTTCAACCAAACTGGAg gtgTCCACGTTTACCAGTTGATGTTTGGTTGTGAGTGGGACGATGAGACTGGAAACACCAATGGATATGTGCAGTATGGTTATGATGGAGAAGACTTCATATCATGGGACCCGGAGACAGAGACATGGATCGCTCTTAAACCACAGGCTGTCATGACCAAACACAAGTGGGAGAATGACAAAGCTTGGACAGCACAGCAGAAACACTACCTCACTCACCGTTGTCCTGACTGGCTGAAGAAGTATGTGGACTATGGGAGGAGCTCTCTGCTGAGAAAAG acCTTCCCTCAGTGTCTCTCCTCCAGAAGTCTCCCTCGTCTCCAGTCAGCTGCCACGCTACAGGTTTCTACCCAAACAGAGCCATGATGTtctggaggaaagatggagaggagcTTCATGAGAACGTGGACCACGGAGAGATCCTCCCCAACCACGATGGATCCTTTCAGATGAGCAGTGACCTGAATGTTTCATCAGTCCCACCTGAAGACTGGGAGAAGTACGAGTGTGTGTTCCAGCTCTCTGGTGTGAAGGAGGACATCGTCACCAAACTGGACAAAGCAGTGATCAGGACCAACAGAG
- the LOC125901656 gene encoding major histocompatibility complex class I-related gene protein-like isoform X10, which translates to MRQLTMKAWIYLGLLFLSLHGASAMTHSLKYFVTASSQVPNFPEFVSVGLVDEVEVDRYDSNTSRAEPKQDWMSRVTEDDPQYWQRSTESCLVGQQIFKSNIEVAKQRFNQTGGVHVYQLMFGCEWDDETGNTNGYVQYGYDGEDFISWDPETETWIALKPQAVMTKHKWENDKAWTAQQKHYLTHRCPDWLKKYVDYGRSSLLRKDLPSVSLLQKSPSSPVSCHATGFYPNRAMMFWRKDGEELHENVDHGEILPNHDGSFQMSSDLNVSSVPPEDWEKYECVFQLSGVKEDIVTKLDKAVIRTNRVAAWDLGSPPPQDWLSITP; encoded by the exons TGACTCACTCTCTGAAGTATTTCGTCACTGCCTCTTCTCAAGTCCCAAACTTCCCAGAGTTTGTGTCTGTTGGGTTGGTTGATGAAGTTGAAGTGGATCGTTATGACAGTAACACCAGCAGAGCAGAACCCAAACAGGACTGGATGAGCAGAGTCACAGAGGATGATCCTCAGTACTGGCAGAGGAGCACTGAGAGCTGTCTGGTTGGCCAGCAGATCTTCAAATCCAACATTGAAGTTGCAAAGCAGCGCTTCAACCAAACTGGAg gtgTCCACGTTTACCAGTTGATGTTTGGTTGTGAGTGGGACGATGAGACTGGAAACACCAATGGATATGTGCAGTATGGTTATGATGGAGAAGACTTCATATCATGGGACCCGGAGACAGAGACATGGATCGCTCTTAAACCACAGGCTGTCATGACCAAACACAAGTGGGAGAATGACAAAGCTTGGACAGCACAGCAGAAACACTACCTCACTCACCGTTGTCCTGACTGGCTGAAGAAGTATGTGGACTATGGGAGGAGCTCTCTGCTGAGAAAAG acCTTCCCTCAGTGTCTCTCCTCCAGAAGTCTCCCTCGTCTCCAGTCAGCTGCCACGCTACAGGTTTCTACCCAAACAGAGCCATGATGTtctggaggaaagatggagaggagcTTCATGAGAACGTGGACCACGGAGAGATCCTCCCCAACCACGATGGATCCTTTCAGATGAGCAGTGACCTGAATGTTTCATCAGTCCCACCTGAAGACTGGGAGAAGTACGAGTGTGTGTTCCAGCTCTCTGGTGTGAAGGAGGACATCGTCACCAAACTGGACAAAGCAGTGATCAGGACCAACAGAG TTGCAGCATGGGACCTGGGCTCACCCCCCCCACAGGACTGGCTTTCTATAACTCCATGA
- the LOC125901656 gene encoding major histocompatibility complex class I-related gene protein-like isoform X8 encodes MRQLTMKAWIYLGLLFLSLHGASAMTHSLKYFVTASSQVPNFPEFVSVGLVDEVEVDRYDSNTSRAEPKQDWMSRVTEDDPQYWQRSTESCLVGQQIFKSNIEVAKQRFNQTGGVHVYQLMFGCEWDDETGNTNGYVQYGYDGEDFISWDPETETWIALKPQAVMTKHKWENDKAWTAQQKHYLTHRCPDWLKKYVDYGRSSLLRKDLPSVSLLQKSPSSPVSCHATGFYPNRAMMFWRKDGEELHENVDHGEILPNHDGSFQMSSDLNVSSVPPEDWEKYECVFQLSGVKEDIVTKLDKAVIRTNRVAAWDLGSPPPQDWLSITP; translated from the exons ATGCGACAACTCACAATGAAAGCCTGGATTTATCTAGGCCTACTTTTCCTGAGCTTACATGGCGCCTCGGCAA TGACTCACTCTCTGAAGTATTTCGTCACTGCCTCTTCTCAAGTCCCAAACTTCCCAGAGTTTGTGTCTGTTGGGTTGGTTGATGAAGTTGAAGTGGATCGTTATGACAGTAACACCAGCAGAGCAGAACCCAAACAGGACTGGATGAGCAGAGTCACAGAGGATGATCCTCAGTACTGGCAGAGGAGCACTGAGAGCTGTCTGGTTGGCCAGCAGATCTTCAAATCCAACATTGAAGTTGCAAAGCAGCGCTTCAACCAAACTGGAg gtgTCCACGTTTACCAGTTGATGTTTGGTTGTGAGTGGGACGATGAGACTGGAAACACCAATGGATATGTGCAGTATGGTTATGATGGAGAAGACTTCATATCATGGGACCCGGAGACAGAGACATGGATCGCTCTTAAACCACAGGCTGTCATGACCAAACACAAGTGGGAGAATGACAAAGCTTGGACAGCACAGCAGAAACACTACCTCACTCACCGTTGTCCTGACTGGCTGAAGAAGTATGTGGACTATGGGAGGAGCTCTCTGCTGAGAAAAG acCTTCCCTCAGTGTCTCTCCTCCAGAAGTCTCCCTCGTCTCCAGTCAGCTGCCACGCTACAGGTTTCTACCCAAACAGAGCCATGATGTtctggaggaaagatggagaggagcTTCATGAGAACGTGGACCACGGAGAGATCCTCCCCAACCACGATGGATCCTTTCAGATGAGCAGTGACCTGAATGTTTCATCAGTCCCACCTGAAGACTGGGAGAAGTACGAGTGTGTGTTCCAGCTCTCTGGTGTGAAGGAGGACATCGTCACCAAACTGGACAAAGCAGTGATCAGGACCAACAGAG TTGCAGCATGGGACCTGGGCTCACCCCCCCCACAGGACTGGCTTTCTATAACTCCATGA